A stretch of Mucilaginibacter terrae DNA encodes these proteins:
- a CDS encoding sensor histidine kinase, translating to MRLQSSLIFLGKNDLKIFLRHLTGWSIFIGYELTFILFSGGRIGSPFDIACYYALNIVLFYFNALVLFPFGIRSKSRSLIVIPILVVFEMVAYLLIKYCLDFLLSIPADGFPDELSYIKIMLVPNIYRGIYFIGFSALYWSILRTSTFRKRAFDSETKQLTTEKENAELERNLAEAMNAYLQQQINPHLLFNTLTFIHNTYYKYSKAASQCVLLLVDIMRFTLDDVDINGRTKLSKEVEQIENFIEINQLRFDHELRIDFRYQADTESPVIIPLILLTLTENIFKHGYLRKKDEHAKLHISVNEHNELTFSSWNLKKHEPEVKRRRSLGIKNVIKRLEHSYKHQYDLRMVDEEESFGVELKMQL from the coding sequence ATGAGATTACAATCCAGCCTTATCTTCTTGGGTAAAAATGATTTGAAAATTTTCCTCCGACACTTAACAGGTTGGAGTATTTTCATTGGCTACGAGTTAACCTTTATTTTATTCAGTGGCGGGCGCATCGGCAGCCCATTTGATATCGCATGTTATTATGCGTTGAATATTGTATTGTTCTATTTCAACGCATTGGTTTTGTTTCCCTTCGGTATCCGTTCCAAGTCCCGTTCGCTCATCGTGATCCCCATCCTTGTCGTCTTTGAAATGGTGGCTTACCTGTTGATCAAATATTGCCTTGATTTTTTGTTATCGATCCCTGCTGATGGATTCCCCGATGAACTTTCCTATATCAAAATCATGTTGGTACCCAATATTTATAGAGGAATTTATTTCATTGGGTTTAGTGCGCTGTATTGGTCAATCCTAAGAACGAGCACTTTCCGTAAACGTGCTTTTGATAGTGAAACGAAACAACTCACTACCGAGAAGGAAAATGCCGAACTGGAGCGAAATTTGGCAGAGGCGATGAATGCTTACCTACAACAGCAGATCAACCCGCATTTACTTTTCAATACGCTGACCTTCATCCACAATACTTACTATAAGTATTCAAAAGCGGCTTCGCAATGTGTTTTGCTATTGGTTGATATTATGCGTTTTACCTTGGATGATGTAGACATCAACGGCAGAACTAAACTAAGCAAGGAAGTTGAGCAAATTGAGAACTTTATCGAGATCAACCAGCTCCGGTTCGACCATGAACTTCGGATCGATTTTCGATACCAGGCAGACACGGAATCACCGGTGATTATTCCTTTGATCTTACTGACACTAACTGAAAATATTTTTAAGCATGGCTATCTGAGGAAAAAGGATGAACATGCTAAACTTCATATTTCGGTCAATGAGCATAATGAATTAACGTTTTCCAGCTGGAACCTTAAAAAACACGAGCCGGAAGTTAAGCGTCGCAGATCATTAGGCATCAAAAATGTCATCAAGCGGTTAGAGCACAGCTATAAGCATCAATACGATTTGAGGATGGTGGATGAGGAAGAAAGTTTTGGGGTAGAATTAAAGATGCAATTATGA
- a CDS encoding lantibiotic dehydratase, which yields MDYSYSKTLLLRSPSLSIKNYSLSLDSLLKNPNLKSIFFASPALYKLLEQKKFDPLLLTDGQIKSILRYFNRMCFRPTPFGTFASFTTIEWGEKEAIVLESPANFKTHISFDQTYLKPLAERINNLNINQKHYLLNPALYPWSKDYRFIKTSFSDNSPQIFFDLESFERNKLTTGILDYLHSGRKKGDEIIGLIRSITGCDEDTASDYLTFLVTAGIVISDTSINIIGQDYLERMLDQASEPNRFQKVFGDILQNLKKVEIHDLAALISISGRLNELLGINEEQQPKQYFYAGLESKIRSGCLGTDHQNDLRDGLKAMSVLVAPQQPAMLQDFINAFRLKYDKQKISLLQALDPDIGIGYGSLENVENETDLLRDVKFMSRQANQNSVVWSGVHRMLLSKWTAGKPNSNRIDLTDEDLSLLNKTQALPSPPTISVLFRVLEDGTYLESVGGVTATALLGRFAAWSKDVLSLTKSMVNEEQRANPNVIFADIGQLSDQHADNINRRPHSYEYEIPINVVSTLPVEKQIALPDLWLSVVGDQLVLESRRLNKVIIPRLSSAYNFNRNHLAIFRLLCDLQYQGVQGSYTFHLENFFSGMPAYPRVTYKHAILSLASWHLSADEVDLLKRSKEDPAIKIFNELKEKRNLPQFISLSNFDQQLVFDLENMEEVKLLLDSLKRGSPAVLQEFIRPAPIVLDHTGSQTMVNQFVASLFKTKEVYPGIRADAPLRDSHIPSDYVLGSKWLYLKFYCNPAIANELLVKKLLPYLSQIDKGQFHSWFFIRYRDSAYHIRLRLHIEENAIGLVLSGLKKRINSTVKYHLIREYQADIYKREMERYGADLIESVEGMFYGSSELVVNFIKKTYLKTFAYSYHSLAFVSVVQLLEAFIPDIDEQISFLEQMVNIFYAEFSSDKTLKVDLDLKFRELRAEVGLLLGDEMFYDKLGLRYSANLFTLHLNNVRRRSAQFESKRNTQLLADLVHMHINRLFVDRQRNNELVVYYVLYKYFQSHRAKNKTNR from the coding sequence ATGGATTACAGCTACTCAAAGACTTTATTGCTTAGATCGCCATCTTTAAGTATTAAGAATTACTCTTTAAGTTTGGATTCTTTGCTAAAAAATCCAAACTTAAAGTCGATTTTCTTTGCCAGCCCTGCACTGTATAAATTGTTGGAACAAAAAAAGTTTGATCCTCTATTGCTGACAGATGGGCAAATTAAAAGTATTCTGCGATATTTCAACCGAATGTGTTTTAGACCTACACCATTCGGAACATTTGCTTCATTCACGACTATTGAATGGGGTGAAAAAGAGGCAATAGTACTGGAATCACCTGCTAATTTTAAAACGCATATTAGTTTTGATCAAACGTACCTAAAACCACTCGCAGAGCGGATAAACAATCTTAACATTAACCAGAAGCACTACCTGCTTAATCCCGCACTCTACCCCTGGAGTAAGGATTACAGATTTATAAAAACGAGTTTTTCAGACAACAGCCCCCAAATTTTCTTTGATCTGGAATCATTTGAGCGCAATAAGCTGACCACCGGCATCCTCGATTACCTGCATTCTGGCAGAAAAAAAGGTGACGAGATCATTGGTCTTATCAGGTCGATTACCGGTTGTGATGAAGATACAGCCAGTGATTATCTGACATTTTTGGTAACAGCTGGTATTGTGATCAGCGATACCTCGATTAATATTATCGGGCAGGATTACTTAGAGCGAATGTTAGATCAAGCGTCTGAGCCTAACCGCTTTCAAAAAGTGTTTGGGGATATTTTGCAAAATTTAAAAAAGGTTGAAATACACGACTTAGCAGCACTTATTTCCATAAGCGGCAGACTGAACGAGCTGTTGGGTATCAATGAGGAACAGCAACCGAAACAATACTTTTATGCAGGATTAGAAAGTAAGATAAGATCTGGATGCCTTGGCACTGACCACCAAAATGATTTACGCGATGGCTTAAAAGCGATGTCCGTTTTAGTTGCACCTCAGCAACCGGCAATGTTGCAGGATTTTATCAATGCTTTTAGGCTAAAGTATGACAAACAAAAAATATCATTACTGCAGGCACTTGACCCGGATATAGGCATTGGTTATGGATCACTCGAAAATGTTGAAAATGAAACAGATCTACTACGTGACGTGAAATTTATGTCGCGGCAGGCTAACCAAAATAGCGTCGTATGGTCTGGTGTTCACCGGATGTTGTTATCTAAATGGACGGCTGGTAAGCCTAATTCAAATCGTATCGATTTAACGGATGAGGATTTAAGCTTGTTGAACAAAACGCAGGCCCTCCCCTCACCCCCTACAATTTCTGTACTTTTTAGGGTATTGGAAGACGGTACTTACCTGGAATCAGTTGGTGGCGTTACGGCAACTGCGTTACTCGGCCGGTTTGCGGCTTGGAGCAAAGATGTGTTATCATTAACAAAGTCAATGGTTAATGAAGAACAACGAGCAAATCCTAATGTGATCTTCGCGGATATAGGGCAGCTTTCTGACCAACATGCAGATAACATTAACCGGAGGCCACATAGTTATGAATATGAGATACCAATCAATGTCGTGTCAACTTTACCTGTAGAAAAACAGATCGCGTTACCTGATCTATGGCTCTCAGTGGTTGGTGACCAATTGGTTTTGGAATCCAGACGTTTGAACAAAGTAATAATCCCACGCCTTTCTTCTGCTTATAATTTCAACCGTAATCACTTAGCTATTTTTCGTTTGCTTTGTGACCTGCAATATCAGGGCGTACAAGGTTCATATACTTTTCATTTAGAAAATTTCTTTTCTGGTATGCCCGCTTACCCAAGGGTTACCTATAAGCATGCTATTTTAAGTTTGGCCTCCTGGCATTTATCAGCAGATGAGGTTGATCTTTTAAAAAGGTCAAAAGAAGACCCGGCTATCAAGATTTTCAATGAGTTAAAAGAAAAGCGGAATTTGCCGCAGTTTATCTCCCTGAGCAATTTTGACCAGCAGTTAGTATTCGATCTGGAAAATATGGAGGAGGTCAAACTCTTGCTGGACTCTTTAAAACGGGGCTCACCCGCCGTATTACAGGAATTTATTCGGCCCGCACCAATTGTGCTCGATCATACGGGTAGCCAAACAATGGTTAATCAATTCGTTGCTTCCTTATTTAAAACGAAGGAAGTTTACCCTGGAATTCGCGCTGATGCCCCTCTGAGAGATAGCCATATTCCTTCTGATTATGTGTTAGGCAGCAAGTGGCTCTACCTGAAGTTTTACTGCAACCCTGCCATAGCAAACGAATTGCTGGTTAAAAAACTGCTTCCTTATTTGTCACAAATAGACAAAGGCCAATTTCATTCCTGGTTTTTCATTCGGTATCGGGATTCAGCCTATCATATTAGGTTACGGTTACATATCGAAGAAAATGCCATTGGTTTGGTTCTTTCCGGCCTGAAAAAACGCATCAACAGCACAGTTAAATATCATTTAATTCGCGAATACCAGGCGGATATATACAAGCGGGAAATGGAGCGCTACGGTGCAGACCTGATCGAATCAGTCGAGGGTATGTTTTACGGCAGTAGCGAGTTGGTGGTAAATTTTATCAAAAAAACTTATCTAAAGACATTTGCATACTCCTACCACAGCCTTGCCTTCGTATCCGTCGTACAACTTTTAGAAGCATTTATACCTGACATTGACGAACAGATTAGCTTTTTGGAGCAAATGGTTAATATTTTCTATGCAGAATTCTCCTCGGACAAAACCTTGAAAGTTGATCTGGATCTGAAATTTCGTGAATTGAGAGCGGAAGTTGGCCTTTTGTTAGGTGATGAAATGTTTTACGATAAATTAGGATTAAGGTATTCGGCTAATTTATTCACGCTACATTTAAACAATGTACGTCGCAGATCCGCTCAATTTGAAAGCAAAAGAAATACCCAGTTATTAGCGGACCTGGTCCATATGCACATTAACCGCTTGTTCGTTGACCGGCAACGTAATAACGAACTGGTTGTATATTATGTGCTCTACAAATATTTTCAATCTCATCGGGCGAAAAACAAAACGAACCGTTAA
- a CDS encoding LytR/AlgR family response regulator transcription factor → MSLKCYVVDDELHSVEMLIEYIEQTEGLELYGYSTNPLVALNEVTSADPPDITFLDIEMPELSGMEFAPLVSLYTKIVITTAFQEFAFEAFEKEAFDFLLKPISYPRFRRCIQRIQRTVALAAPVQEKKRNFFFVKTETRGKMIKVAIKDILYVEGAQNYIKIYVGNEVIMPYLTINEIEQYLPLDQFARIHQSFIVNTERIKAVEQTRITLENNTHLNLGRYYKEPFLDKMNALLLKSRRKF, encoded by the coding sequence ATGAGTTTAAAATGTTATGTAGTGGATGATGAGCTTCATTCCGTAGAAATGCTAATAGAGTATATTGAACAAACTGAGGGTTTAGAATTGTATGGATATTCCACAAACCCATTGGTTGCTTTGAATGAGGTAACCAGCGCCGATCCTCCAGACATTACCTTTCTGGATATTGAAATGCCTGAGCTTTCGGGGATGGAATTTGCACCCCTGGTTAGTCTTTACACGAAGATCGTGATTACTACTGCCTTCCAAGAGTTCGCGTTTGAAGCATTTGAAAAGGAAGCTTTTGATTTTCTGCTAAAACCCATCAGTTATCCAAGGTTCAGGAGATGTATTCAAAGAATACAAAGGACTGTTGCACTGGCAGCACCTGTACAGGAGAAAAAGCGGAACTTCTTTTTTGTCAAAACTGAAACAAGGGGTAAGATGATCAAAGTAGCGATCAAGGATATTCTTTATGTCGAAGGCGCACAAAATTACATCAAGATCTATGTGGGCAACGAGGTTATTATGCCATACCTTACTATCAACGAGATAGAGCAATATTTGCCATTGGATCAGTTTGCCAGGATTCACCAATCCTTTATTGTTAATACAGAACGGATCAAAGCGGTGGAACAAACCAGGATCACCTTAGAAAATAATACTCATCTTAATTTAGGGCGGTATTACAAAGAACCCTTTCTTGATAAGATGAACGCCTTGCTACTCAAATCAAGGCGAAAGTTTTAA
- a CDS encoding RNA polymerase sigma factor: protein MPEYKKLSDQELLVLIKDDDHLAYEEVYHRYYFLLFTHAYKKVNRAEEAKDVIQDIFTKLWSNRNNLSATNLAGYLYTAVKNKVFDLYAHERVKFNYVHAFQEYINNYQFSAADHLIREKQLRIAIDQEIEQLPPKMRRIFNLSRKEHLSHSEIAQQLETSENNVSKHINNAIRILKLKLGVISFLYLFIIK, encoded by the coding sequence ATGCCCGAGTACAAAAAACTATCTGATCAAGAACTTCTCGTCCTCATCAAGGACGACGATCATTTAGCGTACGAGGAAGTTTATCATCGTTATTACTTTCTTTTGTTCACCCATGCCTACAAAAAGGTTAACCGGGCTGAGGAAGCTAAAGACGTCATTCAAGATATTTTTACTAAACTTTGGAGCAATCGAAATAACCTATCAGCCACAAATCTTGCTGGCTACCTATACACCGCTGTCAAAAATAAGGTTTTTGACCTTTATGCCCACGAACGAGTTAAGTTCAACTATGTGCATGCTTTCCAGGAGTATATAAATAATTATCAATTCAGCGCCGCAGATCATCTTATCCGAGAGAAACAACTCCGTATCGCTATCGATCAGGAGATTGAACAGCTACCGCCTAAGATGAGGCGCATATTCAACCTAAGCAGGAAGGAACATCTTTCTCATTCAGAAATTGCACAGCAACTTGAAACATCGGAAAACAACGTTTCTAAGCATATTAACAATGCGATCCGAATTTTAAAGCTAAAGTTGGGCGTAATATCCTTCCTCTATTTATTTATCATTAAATAA
- a CDS encoding FecR family protein, whose protein sequence is MTEDDIKDLFKRYQEGNCTVEERDVLESWYLQYHSKTESLRTEQIEEFGKEILAQLPAKNPHRHFKMPWRLLTAATLALFAVGFSIYLLKPNRPITKNFAYHIKPGSNKAILTLANGLKVNLNDVRNGFITKQDGITIEKATNGLVQYKQHGKFASVALNQLNTVSTPNGGQWQINLPDGTHVWLNSASSLTYPISFDRLPNRKVKITGEAYFEVAKDKSHPFIVEAGNQFVKVLGTHFNINSYPNEPTLKTTLIEGSVQISTTQKEVILKPGEQAKVSKGKISIAKIDTEPVIAWKDGDFIFKDIDFKTTMRQISRWYDVEVIYKTEPVSFTPGGWVSRSKDINTVLKIMESTEHVHFKVDGRRIVVTQ, encoded by the coding sequence ATGACCGAAGATGATATAAAAGATCTCTTTAAAAGATACCAGGAAGGAAATTGTACTGTTGAAGAACGTGATGTTTTAGAAAGTTGGTATTTACAATATCACTCTAAGACTGAAAGTCTCCGTACCGAGCAAATTGAAGAATTTGGTAAGGAGATATTAGCACAACTACCGGCAAAAAATCCGCATCGCCATTTTAAGATGCCCTGGCGTTTACTCACTGCGGCAACATTAGCATTATTCGCCGTTGGCTTCTCTATCTATCTATTAAAGCCCAATCGCCCCATTACTAAGAATTTTGCATATCACATAAAGCCAGGATCAAATAAAGCTATACTTACACTCGCAAACGGCTTAAAAGTGAACCTTAATGATGTTAGGAATGGCTTTATTACCAAACAAGATGGAATTACAATCGAAAAAGCTACTAACGGACTTGTCCAGTACAAACAGCATGGCAAATTCGCCAGCGTAGCTTTAAACCAGTTAAACACCGTCAGCACACCTAATGGCGGTCAATGGCAAATTAATTTACCGGATGGAACTCATGTTTGGTTGAATTCAGCATCATCATTGACCTATCCCATATCATTCGACCGCCTGCCTAATAGAAAGGTGAAAATAACAGGTGAGGCCTACTTTGAAGTTGCTAAAGATAAAAGTCACCCATTTATAGTAGAAGCAGGCAATCAGTTTGTTAAAGTGCTGGGAACTCATTTTAATATCAATTCTTATCCTAATGAGCCTACATTGAAAACCACACTAATAGAGGGAAGTGTTCAAATTTCGACCACGCAAAAAGAAGTAATATTAAAACCAGGGGAACAAGCAAAAGTATCGAAAGGTAAAATTTCAATTGCCAAGATCGACACTGAACCTGTCATCGCCTGGAAAGATGGGGATTTCATTTTCAAGGATATTGACTTCAAAACTACTATGCGTCAAATTTCAAGGTGGTATGACGTAGAGGTGATCTATAAAACTGAACCTGTCAGTTTCACGCCAGGTGGTTGGGTTTCCCGTTCTAAAGACATCAACACCGTTTTGAAAATAATGGAATCAACAGAACATGTTCACTTCAAAGTTGACGGAAGGAGGATCGTGGTTACCCAATAG